A single region of the Lepeophtheirus salmonis chromosome 12, UVic_Lsal_1.4, whole genome shotgun sequence genome encodes:
- the Marf1 gene encoding meiosis regulator and mRNA stability factor 1 isoform X1 has protein sequence MDKSDGKLMWGPLSRKSSNIGRLSTSDVPCSMWNSKICDRATYIPYPNISSQSISELKASKSYYQSISPSLIELQVTNLDQTIDQREMKIILTSMFRDHVDVTQVSVFFQSDGNMAACVKVPTLHDAQIAISRLHRKKVGYKRIVISYSSYSHGHNLNVIKSKVVSLLSEVPTRKLQLFKFREMFEKRYHNSIGVSDLYKMKDFIVVSDEDNGRMVSLINPGIEYKDCISSYIFSAFPQSNIPTSELDPAFCSKHSSKVISKGWAEKENETQLPLINIRLSLLSKNMRVLLKSHGGSVPLASIVQCYNADYELEIDVDNGVPMEHLLSCIKEISIHYGVSGVKKVTLMKSFNTEYSCSHLNNISYNGLTTPPAPLAGQLSLFSRELVDLLKISPGCRMPFHKFIPTYHHHFGRQCRVADYGYTKLKDLFEALPNVVQILGEGSRAIITLSHRSQVKRFISDILRILKNQTSKQFLVDEIKSLYEGEFGQLFKISNYGVCHVEDLLGEIPDTSIVVTGSSKDKIISIPKREQTSDEIERTIQFSMECVELLRHAPDCCLLFNKFIPAYHHHFGRQCRVADYGFTKLIELFEAIPHIVEITEDCDGERLLQLSGSERLAVIGEQIAEMIRSSHKQYLSLNEISESYMIQYGYQLRPENYGEKTIRNLLNKFVDFLCVEDTGSELKIFLSDRSYIRTMAAQVVSILTNKDGKMLLKDFFKEYKDIFNTHLNFENLKNDLSNWIEVCEENNEQNYICLKSEHLCLINVQNLLKENNGRVLLSDLEVLYSDKYKKSLDPATYGFSSIYSLLQAFGDSISLRGKGMRKTLVLINDLSFSDRFCSGIITNSKSSCFNEEPHQQSKSAKKGKSEYLPPSSFPPRESLQIYNSSFDSEHSNFKNCYSSTERLKYQAKSYQTSLQCQNYDSFSEFSPLDIYQSNQYNHTDSSSIRSSSIFDIHSPIGKQRILMKSVSSYNGTSPRRFSNGDSSYNCGFNIQNSSALGHKKSPGSLCESNSPTTSSLYTDEDSSLASQFNQSSKRLLSPDVILGGHLIKNNSAPSMLTLASKYPSFFS, from the exons ATGGATAAATCTGATGgg aaattaatgtGGGGCCCTTTGTCAAGAAAATCTTCAAATATTGGAAGACTTTCTACTTCTGATGTTCCATGTTCTATGTGGAATAGTAAAATTTGTGATCGTGCAACCTACATTCCTTATCCAAATATATCATCTCAATCAATTAGTGAGCTCAAGGCCTCAAAAAGCTATTACCAGAGTATTAGTCCAAGTCTGATTGAATTGCAAGTGACAAATTTAGATCAAACAATAGATCAAAGAGAGATGAAAATTATTCTTACTTCCATGTTCAg ggaCCATGTTGATGTCACTCAGGTGTCTGTCTTTTTTCAATCTGATGGAAATATGGCGGCATGCGTTAAGGTTCCAACTCTTCATGATGCTCAAATTGCAATTTCACGACTCCATCGAAAGAAAGTAGGATATAAAAGGATCGTTATTTCTTACAG TAGTTACAGTCACGGACACAATCTTAATGTTATTAAATCTAAGGTTGTGTCACTACTTTCTGAGGTCCCTACCAGGAAGTTGCAACTTTTTAAGTTTAgagaaatgtttgaaaaaagataCCATAATTCTATTGGTGTTTCggatttgtacaaaatgaaagACTTTATCGTTGTGAGCGACGAGGATAATGGAAGAATGGTATCACTCATTAATCCTGGCATTGAATATAAAGATTGTATATCTTCATACATATTCTCAGCATTTCCTCAGTCAAATATTCCAACATCTGAATTGGATCCTGCTTTTTGttcaaaacattcatcaaaagTTATATCAAAAGGTTGGgctgaaaaagaaaatgaaaccCAATTACCTCTAATTAATATAAGACTTagtttactttcaaaaaatatgaggGTTCTATtgaag TCTCATGGGGGTTCTGTGCCACTTGCTAGTATAGTACAGTGTTACAATGCAGATTATGAATTGGAAATTGACGTCGATAATGGAGTTCCAATGGAACATCTTCTATCGTGTATCAAAGAAATTTCCATACACTATGGGGTTTCCGGTGtcaaaaaagttactttaatGAAGAGTTTTAATACAGAATACTCGTGCAgccatttaaataatatttcgtaTAATGGTTTAACTACACCTCCAGCTCCATTAGCTGGACAGCTATCTTTGTTTTCAAGGGAGCTGGTTGATCTCTTAAAAATCAGTCCAGGATGTAGAATGCCTTTTCACAAGTTTATACCTACTTATCATCATCATTTTGGTAGACAATGTAGAGTTGCAGACTACGGATATACTAAACTCAAAGATCTTTTTGAGGCTTTACCAAATGTTGTGCAGATTCTTGGTGAAGGAAGTAGAGCGATTATTACTTTGTCCCACCGATCTCAAGTAAAAAGATTTATATCTGATATTCTTCGGATACTTAAGAATCAAACTTCCAAGCAGTTTCTGGTTGATGAAATTAAATCTCTTTATGAAGGTGAATTTGGccaattgttcaaaatttcGAATTATGGAGTTTGTCATGTGGAGGATCTCTTAGGGGAAATCCCTGATACTTCTATAGTTGTTACTGGTAGTAGTAAGgacaaaattatatctattcCCAAAAGGGAACAAACCTCTGATGAAATAGAACGAACTATTCAGTTTTCTATGGAATGTGTGGAACTTTTAAGACATGCTCCTGATtgctgtttattatttaataaattcattcctGCTTATCATCACCATTTTGGAAGACAATGCAGAGTTGCTGACTATggatttacaaaacttataGAGTTATTTGAAGCAATTCCACATATAGTAGAAATTACTGAGGATTGTGATGGAGAGCGTCTTCTTCAATTGTCTGGTTCTGAAAGACTAGCAGTTATTGGTGAGCAAATTGCTGAAATGATTCGATCTTCTCATAAGCAATACTTGAGCTTAAATGAAATAAGTGAATCTTATATGATTCAATATGGCTATCAATTGCGTCCTGAAAACTATGGAGAGAAAACTATAAGAAATCTTCTTAATAAATTTGTGGACTTCTTGTGTGTTGAGGATACTGGATCtgagttaaaaatttttttaagcgATCGTAGTTATATTAGGACTATGGCGGCACAAGTTGTGtctattttaacaaataaagatGGGAAAATGCTtctcaaggatttttttaaggaatacaAAGATAT ttttaatactcatttaaattttgaaaatctcAAGAATGACCTATCAAATTGGATTGAAGtttgtgaagaaaataatgagcAAAATTATATATGCCTCAAGTCTGAGCACTTGTGTTTAATTAATGTGCAAAATCTACTTAAG GAAAATAATGGAAGGGTTTTATTGTCGGATCTTGAAGTACTGTATTCCgataaatataagaaatccTTAGATCCTGCCACGTATGGTTTTTCTAGTATTTATTCGTTACTACAAGCATTTGGAGACTCTATTAGTCTTAGAGGCAAAGGCATGCGCAAAACGCTAGtattaatcaatgatttaaGCTTCAGTGATAGGTTTTGCTCTGGCATAATTACAAATTCGAAGTCATCTTGTTTTAATGAGGAGCCTCACCAACAATCGAAATCTGCCAAGAAGGGAAAGTCTGAATATTTGCCTCCAAGTTCATTTCCGCCTCGGGAGAGTCTTCAAATTTATAACTCATCTTTTGACTCTGAGcactcaaattttaaaaattgttattcatCTACAGAAAGACTTAAATACCAGGCTAAAAGTTATCAAACTTCATTACAATGTCAAAATTATGATTCTTTCAGTGAGTTTTCACCATTAGATATTTATCAAAGTAATCAATATAATCATACGGATTCTTCGAGTATTCGTTCCTCTtcaatatttgatatacattCTCCAATTGGTAAACAACgtatattaatgaaatcagTTTCATCATATAACGGAACATCTCCGAGAAGGTTTTCAAATGGAGATTCAAGTTATAACTGTggatttaatattcaaaattcgaGTGCATTGGGGCATAAGAAGTCACCTGGTTCATTATGTGAGTCGAATTCTCCGACTACTTCTAGCTTATACACAGATGAAGACAGTAGCCTGGCATCTCAATTTAATCAGTCATCCaaa cgTTTACTAAGTCCCGATGTTATACTTGGAGGacatcttattaaaaataactctgCTCCTTCGATGTTAACTCTTGCGTCGAAGTATCCGTCTTTTTTCTCCTAG
- the Marf1 gene encoding meiosis regulator and mRNA stability factor 1 isoform X2 yields the protein MDKSDGKLMWGPLSRKSSNIGRLSTSDVPCSMWNSKICDRATYIPYPNISSQSISELKASKSYYQSISPSLIELQVTNLDQTIDQREMKIILTSMFRDHVDVTQVSVFFQSDGNMAACVKVPTLHDAQIAISRLHRKKVGYKRIVISYSYSHGHNLNVIKSKVVSLLSEVPTRKLQLFKFREMFEKRYHNSIGVSDLYKMKDFIVVSDEDNGRMVSLINPGIEYKDCISSYIFSAFPQSNIPTSELDPAFCSKHSSKVISKGWAEKENETQLPLINIRLSLLSKNMRVLLKSHGGSVPLASIVQCYNADYELEIDVDNGVPMEHLLSCIKEISIHYGVSGVKKVTLMKSFNTEYSCSHLNNISYNGLTTPPAPLAGQLSLFSRELVDLLKISPGCRMPFHKFIPTYHHHFGRQCRVADYGYTKLKDLFEALPNVVQILGEGSRAIITLSHRSQVKRFISDILRILKNQTSKQFLVDEIKSLYEGEFGQLFKISNYGVCHVEDLLGEIPDTSIVVTGSSKDKIISIPKREQTSDEIERTIQFSMECVELLRHAPDCCLLFNKFIPAYHHHFGRQCRVADYGFTKLIELFEAIPHIVEITEDCDGERLLQLSGSERLAVIGEQIAEMIRSSHKQYLSLNEISESYMIQYGYQLRPENYGEKTIRNLLNKFVDFLCVEDTGSELKIFLSDRSYIRTMAAQVVSILTNKDGKMLLKDFFKEYKDIFNTHLNFENLKNDLSNWIEVCEENNEQNYICLKSEHLCLINVQNLLKENNGRVLLSDLEVLYSDKYKKSLDPATYGFSSIYSLLQAFGDSISLRGKGMRKTLVLINDLSFSDRFCSGIITNSKSSCFNEEPHQQSKSAKKGKSEYLPPSSFPPRESLQIYNSSFDSEHSNFKNCYSSTERLKYQAKSYQTSLQCQNYDSFSEFSPLDIYQSNQYNHTDSSSIRSSSIFDIHSPIGKQRILMKSVSSYNGTSPRRFSNGDSSYNCGFNIQNSSALGHKKSPGSLCESNSPTTSSLYTDEDSSLASQFNQSSKRLLSPDVILGGHLIKNNSAPSMLTLASKYPSFFS from the exons ATGGATAAATCTGATGgg aaattaatgtGGGGCCCTTTGTCAAGAAAATCTTCAAATATTGGAAGACTTTCTACTTCTGATGTTCCATGTTCTATGTGGAATAGTAAAATTTGTGATCGTGCAACCTACATTCCTTATCCAAATATATCATCTCAATCAATTAGTGAGCTCAAGGCCTCAAAAAGCTATTACCAGAGTATTAGTCCAAGTCTGATTGAATTGCAAGTGACAAATTTAGATCAAACAATAGATCAAAGAGAGATGAAAATTATTCTTACTTCCATGTTCAg ggaCCATGTTGATGTCACTCAGGTGTCTGTCTTTTTTCAATCTGATGGAAATATGGCGGCATGCGTTAAGGTTCCAACTCTTCATGATGCTCAAATTGCAATTTCACGACTCCATCGAAAGAAAGTAGGATATAAAAGGATCGTTATTTCTTACAG TTACAGTCACGGACACAATCTTAATGTTATTAAATCTAAGGTTGTGTCACTACTTTCTGAGGTCCCTACCAGGAAGTTGCAACTTTTTAAGTTTAgagaaatgtttgaaaaaagataCCATAATTCTATTGGTGTTTCggatttgtacaaaatgaaagACTTTATCGTTGTGAGCGACGAGGATAATGGAAGAATGGTATCACTCATTAATCCTGGCATTGAATATAAAGATTGTATATCTTCATACATATTCTCAGCATTTCCTCAGTCAAATATTCCAACATCTGAATTGGATCCTGCTTTTTGttcaaaacattcatcaaaagTTATATCAAAAGGTTGGgctgaaaaagaaaatgaaaccCAATTACCTCTAATTAATATAAGACTTagtttactttcaaaaaatatgaggGTTCTATtgaag TCTCATGGGGGTTCTGTGCCACTTGCTAGTATAGTACAGTGTTACAATGCAGATTATGAATTGGAAATTGACGTCGATAATGGAGTTCCAATGGAACATCTTCTATCGTGTATCAAAGAAATTTCCATACACTATGGGGTTTCCGGTGtcaaaaaagttactttaatGAAGAGTTTTAATACAGAATACTCGTGCAgccatttaaataatatttcgtaTAATGGTTTAACTACACCTCCAGCTCCATTAGCTGGACAGCTATCTTTGTTTTCAAGGGAGCTGGTTGATCTCTTAAAAATCAGTCCAGGATGTAGAATGCCTTTTCACAAGTTTATACCTACTTATCATCATCATTTTGGTAGACAATGTAGAGTTGCAGACTACGGATATACTAAACTCAAAGATCTTTTTGAGGCTTTACCAAATGTTGTGCAGATTCTTGGTGAAGGAAGTAGAGCGATTATTACTTTGTCCCACCGATCTCAAGTAAAAAGATTTATATCTGATATTCTTCGGATACTTAAGAATCAAACTTCCAAGCAGTTTCTGGTTGATGAAATTAAATCTCTTTATGAAGGTGAATTTGGccaattgttcaaaatttcGAATTATGGAGTTTGTCATGTGGAGGATCTCTTAGGGGAAATCCCTGATACTTCTATAGTTGTTACTGGTAGTAGTAAGgacaaaattatatctattcCCAAAAGGGAACAAACCTCTGATGAAATAGAACGAACTATTCAGTTTTCTATGGAATGTGTGGAACTTTTAAGACATGCTCCTGATtgctgtttattatttaataaattcattcctGCTTATCATCACCATTTTGGAAGACAATGCAGAGTTGCTGACTATggatttacaaaacttataGAGTTATTTGAAGCAATTCCACATATAGTAGAAATTACTGAGGATTGTGATGGAGAGCGTCTTCTTCAATTGTCTGGTTCTGAAAGACTAGCAGTTATTGGTGAGCAAATTGCTGAAATGATTCGATCTTCTCATAAGCAATACTTGAGCTTAAATGAAATAAGTGAATCTTATATGATTCAATATGGCTATCAATTGCGTCCTGAAAACTATGGAGAGAAAACTATAAGAAATCTTCTTAATAAATTTGTGGACTTCTTGTGTGTTGAGGATACTGGATCtgagttaaaaatttttttaagcgATCGTAGTTATATTAGGACTATGGCGGCACAAGTTGTGtctattttaacaaataaagatGGGAAAATGCTtctcaaggatttttttaaggaatacaAAGATAT ttttaatactcatttaaattttgaaaatctcAAGAATGACCTATCAAATTGGATTGAAGtttgtgaagaaaataatgagcAAAATTATATATGCCTCAAGTCTGAGCACTTGTGTTTAATTAATGTGCAAAATCTACTTAAG GAAAATAATGGAAGGGTTTTATTGTCGGATCTTGAAGTACTGTATTCCgataaatataagaaatccTTAGATCCTGCCACGTATGGTTTTTCTAGTATTTATTCGTTACTACAAGCATTTGGAGACTCTATTAGTCTTAGAGGCAAAGGCATGCGCAAAACGCTAGtattaatcaatgatttaaGCTTCAGTGATAGGTTTTGCTCTGGCATAATTACAAATTCGAAGTCATCTTGTTTTAATGAGGAGCCTCACCAACAATCGAAATCTGCCAAGAAGGGAAAGTCTGAATATTTGCCTCCAAGTTCATTTCCGCCTCGGGAGAGTCTTCAAATTTATAACTCATCTTTTGACTCTGAGcactcaaattttaaaaattgttattcatCTACAGAAAGACTTAAATACCAGGCTAAAAGTTATCAAACTTCATTACAATGTCAAAATTATGATTCTTTCAGTGAGTTTTCACCATTAGATATTTATCAAAGTAATCAATATAATCATACGGATTCTTCGAGTATTCGTTCCTCTtcaatatttgatatacattCTCCAATTGGTAAACAACgtatattaatgaaatcagTTTCATCATATAACGGAACATCTCCGAGAAGGTTTTCAAATGGAGATTCAAGTTATAACTGTggatttaatattcaaaattcgaGTGCATTGGGGCATAAGAAGTCACCTGGTTCATTATGTGAGTCGAATTCTCCGACTACTTCTAGCTTATACACAGATGAAGACAGTAGCCTGGCATCTCAATTTAATCAGTCATCCaaa cgTTTACTAAGTCCCGATGTTATACTTGGAGGacatcttattaaaaataactctgCTCCTTCGATGTTAACTCTTGCGTCGAAGTATCCGTCTTTTTTCTCCTAG